The following proteins are co-located in the Triticum aestivum cultivar Chinese Spring chromosome 1A, IWGSC CS RefSeq v2.1, whole genome shotgun sequence genome:
- the LOC123183337 gene encoding uncharacterized protein yields MAAVRCAARRLGGSLLQRTQAEERRRLVPSRLMRSRHLSTEQAQEIQQKKEAFYDAVSNVELKMEFNDALVKAVDPTGQKHLSALSAPWTGYERVKMYGLRALGVIELTSKTAVFVVFALSFVTLSSMKTGELTSGETTTEVKAAN; encoded by the exons atggcggcggttCGGTGCGCGGCTAGGAGGCTCGGTGGCTCCCTGCTCCAGCGGACGCAGGCGGAGGAGCGACGCCGGCTCGTGCCAAGCAGGCTCATGCGCTCCCGCCACCTCTCCACCGAG CAAGCGCAAGAGATCCAGCAGAAGAAGGAGGCATTCTATGACGCTGTGTCTAATGTGGAGCTTAAGATGGAGTTCAATGATGCCTTAGTTAAGGCGGTGGATCCTACTGGCCAGAAGCATCTTTCTGCTCTTTCTGCGCCATGGACCGGCTATGA GCGCGTTAAGATGTATGGATTAAGAGCTCTGGGTGTGATAGAGTTAACTTCCAAGACGGCCGTCTTCGTGGTGTTTGCTCTTTCCTTCGTTACTCTCAGCAGCATGAAGACCGGAGAGTTGACGTCAGGGGAAACCACCACTGAAGTGAAGGCCGCAAATTGA
- the LOC123183329 gene encoding uncharacterized protein, whose translation MAAVRCLARRLGGTLAAAAEGRRQLVPRRFVSEHAHEMKQKMRKQKVEELYDALYKRGEIPTTSPSVQASQEPDPLRTRRYAMRIRGVFDLAAKMTLGFMLVAYAVSPKLPREEDTTNNCPQCGLRTSTTREGTTNN comes from the exons ATGGCAGCGGTTCGATGCCTGGCGAGAAGGCTCGGTGGAACGCTGGCGGCGGCCGCGGAGGGGCGACGCCAACTCGTGCCAAGAAGGTTCGTCAGCGAG CATGCTCATGAGATGAAGCAGAAGATGAGGAAGCAGAAGGTGGAGGAGCTGTATGATGCCTTATACAAGCGGGGGGAGATTCCCACCACTAGTCCCTCTGTACAAGCCAGTCAAGAACCCGACCCTCT GCGTACTCGGCGTTATGCAATGAGGATTCGGGGTGTGTTTGACTTAGCTGCCAAGATGACGTTAGGCTTTATGCTGGTTGCTTATGCGGTTAGTCCCAAACTGCCCAGAGAAGAGGACACCACCAATAATTGCCCACAATGCGGCTTGAGAACATCAACGACCAGAGAAGGCACCACCAATAATTGA